The following are encoded in a window of Vespa crabro chromosome 2, iyVesCrab1.2, whole genome shotgun sequence genomic DNA:
- the LOC124422163 gene encoding sec1 family domain-containing protein 2-like isoform X1, whose translation MNFIDEVEEFTHKCWKNIFMEVHEAVVFIDSAATECLHWHTGDQGYLVLKTAGAFSVHELATYSLRNVKDNNDGKAVIISTSAYANFYEYIIKMIMERNEFKNYTIITTVHYRTMNYDNNISNKEIKNYTKMKEDLQSFINSKNPLQNISIEIIYVPIFISLLTRSLFTTPPFANLMPPILIPDANKIKETELYINHFVSSLESLFHHLDIIEDIYSIGKCSDYIAETLKNLPAAIKRRSKLNGASGSRISLILIDRTLDLSAVTSHDTNSVLSRMLCILPHLPNHTNDIAVNMNPVVCESMIDAPFIEIPGCLATTDKNLIDILISKKQQAVLVTANHLLQSILTSKGSPKSKITTRVSVHSLEKQMYKFQDKNEIYSTLESSKQLQIIWAIVQSLKSDKNMQIELLLSIEKLISQNVAVSRDSSSVLTQLSNIIRTRHDRKLDTENLLALLIYVYALAGTEIHFSPAQEQLLEESLSIAFYEDMKVFNESTDITNGVYQQILLLLGVTDDESAKEISIKTAKHFITMLHDIAKKREGLRNYISLVSDPHPSEMVQYIGILEQLVKDIINPKRPKIHDLHATSMHSSISFNLFSKSKTEHHPADNPWILIYVVGGITPEESRKVQEIMSLYKTNCSITLAGSRLLNPSDIVNEVLLMGIKD comes from the exons atgaatttcattgatgAAGTAGAAGAATTTACACATAAATGTtggaagaatatttttatggaGGTACATGAAGCTGTTGTTTTTATAGATTCTGCAGCAACAGAATGTCTTCACTGGCATACAGGTGATCAAGGATATCTTGTATTAAAAACTGCAGGAGCATTTTCTGTACATGAATTAGCTACCTATAGTttacgt aatgtaaaggataataatgatggaaAAGCTGTGATTATTTCCACTTCTGCTTAtgcaaatttttatgaatatattattaaaatgataatggaacgaaatgaatttaaaaattatactattatCACTACTGTACACTATAGAACAatgaattacgataataatatatcaaataaagaaataaagaattacacaaaaatgaaagaggatTTACAAAGTTTCATAAATTCTAAAAATCCCTTGCAG aatatttccATAGAAATCATTTATGTTCCCATTTTTATAAGTCTTCTAACCAGAAGTTTATTTACTACTCCACCATTTGCAAATTTAATGCCACCAATTCTTATACCTGAtgctaataaaattaaagaaacagaattgtatataaatcattttgtaAGCTCTTTGGAAAGCTTGTTTCATCACTTGGATATTATAGAAGACATATATTCGATCGGTAAATGTAGTGATTATATAGCAGAAACATTAAAGAATTTACCTGCAGCAATCAAACGTAGATCT aaactAAATGGAGCATCTGGGTCCagaatatctttaattttaattgatagaACATTAGATTTAAGTGCAGTTACTAGTCATGATACGAATTCAGTTCTGTCAAGGATGTTATGTATTTTACCACATTTGCCTAACCACACCAATGATATTGCAGTAAATATGAATCCGGTCGTTTGTGAATCAATg ataGATGCACCATTTATTGAAATACCAGGATGCTTAGCAACTActgataaaaatttgattgaCATCTTGATCTCAAAGAAACAGCAAGCTGTCCTTGTAACTGCAAATCATTTACTTCAAAGTATTTTAACATCAAAAGGAAGTCCTAAATCTAAAATAACTACAAGAGTTTCTGTCCATAGTTTAGAAAAGCAAATGTACAAATTTCAGGATAAAAATGAGATATATTCTACATTAGAATCCAGCAAACAATTACAA ATAATTTGGGCAATTGTGCAGTCACTGAAATCAGATAAAAATATGCAGATAGAGTTGCTTCTTAGTATCGAAAAATTGATATCACAAAATGTAGCAGTCAGTAGAGATTCTTCAAGTGTATTAACACAA CTAAGCAACATCATAAGAACACGACACGATAGAAAATTAGATACTGAAAATCTTCTTGCTTTgttaatatatgtttatgcCCTTGCTGGTACAGAAATACATTTTTCACCTGCTCAAGAACAGCTTTTAGAAGAATCCCTTTCTATAGCTTTCTATGAAGACatgaaagtttttaatgaAAGTACAGATATTACAAATGGAGTTTACcaacaaattttattgttattag gAGTCACAGATGATGAATCTGCAAAAGAGATATCAATAAAGACAGCAAAACATTTTATCACCATGCTACATGATATAGCAAAAAAACGAGAAGGATTGCGcaattatat ATCTCTGGTATCTGATCCTCATCCTAGTGAAATGGTTCAATATATTGGTATATTAGAACAATTagttaaagatataataaatccaAAGAGACCTAAAATTCATGATCTACACGCAACATCAATGCATTCCAGTATTAGTTTcaa CCTTTTTTCGAAAAGCAAAACAGAACATCATCCTGCAGATAACCCatggatattaatatatgttgTTGGTGGTATTACACCGGAAGAAAGTAGGAAAGTTCAAGAGATAATGTccttatataaaacaaattgttCCATAACACTAGCAGGATCTCGATTATTAAATCCATCAGACATAGTAAATGAAGTCCTTTTAATgggaataaaagattaa
- the LOC124422162 gene encoding ankyrin repeat domain-containing protein 11-like: MLATPKNKGDLFLASSLCDGLEDTNIKQVTTLILNKEADPNVLIPTHGITPFHLVIGNDSEIFAEEVTKLFLRHGGNPNVKSVDGLTPVHVAAAWGRIRILELLLSNGGDPLQLDEEGQSPFHYAFDGKYYKVITLLGKYCGYNIDEDGKPKYKLSLDKIVLNNGNAVAEYIIPKNTSLNVNYNDSSKMILKYSNEHISNDIDDSCMTSIVSSFPSKQDLKKDELDFMFEKLCINENVKKEKVLISEIINSLSTSLTSDATINETFLDHVKHEKQSMPTKSSPKNCILPLLSSSQKTNSKFNSIKSKKKYVTSKFKQKDLLSYDFNEPLIESCKSKSTKKSKTNVHKLPFMSSSILDNSIISTSPNFYTPINKRKRQNIVKTSNVESYSPSNNPRNKYIKSIFTPYPRKQYKSPISCEYNEQRKEMIQSTPRRKQRHIQTSCKDMKKCYYPYTRNGDKKKNSALEHSDKTFNLISSDTSILSLSPDDSYFPKQKNNERYVDKRFAVKLHEGKYDENINVLSYDDTSTILTNSDNPTISSNILQSLTDLESTNIINNNNQHVKNNDPYEIYNHIQSSATCADLKKMKAHNCVSEIEKYMTTTLNIEKQVLSNNTEINDLQNRKLNEYNVLEQSISMSGSSASYISVEEEYKYEDPEKGIILLERRKCITPASIQEDNKENEFSFSKNKTNISSSNFPSELLFIDDHILRQKLTELGDMPGPITTTTRHLYLKRLVNIQNKQMYTTSSSLKNISNVNQMKSWLAFGDWINDLNLYRTIETDVFKEFISPDPSRRWREGTSKTSFNYLLLDPRITQDLPHRALQLSESEIWMTFLSSIFYIGKGKRSRPYSHLYDAFNIWVSKEQNLLNKKIKHILDIWNDGYGVICLHVFQNTIPVEAYTREAVMIDALGIEHLTNCKNGEYYGIIATWNSRDKCRFGRYLLHKALQILLHEGERQLFPEHL, encoded by the exons atgttagcTACGCCAAAAAATAAAGGGGACCTATTTTTGGCTTCTTCACTTTGCGATGGTCTTGAAGATACAAATATAAA acAAGTGACAACTCTTATATTGAATAAAGAGGCAGATCCTAATGTTTTAATTCCCACACATGGTATTACTCCGTTTCATTTAGTGATTGGCAATGATTCAGAAATATTTGCAGAAGaagtaacaaaattatttttacgacaTGGTGGAAATCCTAATGTTAA GTCTGTTGATGGATTAACACCTGTTCATGTTGCCGCTGCTTGGGGTAGAATACGTATTTTAGAGTTACTGTTATCAAATGGTGGTGATCCTTTACAGTTAGACGAGGAAGGTCAAAGTCCATTTCATTATGCATTTGATGGAAAGTATTATAAAGTTATTACACTTCTTGGAAAATATTGTGGTTATAATATAGATGAAGATGGAAAaccaaaatataaattatcattag ATAAAATTGTCTTAAATAATGGTAATGCTGTAGCTGAATATATCATACCAAAAAATACTTCGTTAAATGTAAACTATAATGACTCAAGTAAaatgattttgaaatattctaatGAACATATATCTAACGATATAGATGACTCCTGTATGACTTCCATTGTATCATCTTTTCCATCAAAACAAGatttaaagaaagatgaaTTGGATTTTATGTTTGAAAAACTTTGCATTAATGAAAAcgttaaaaaggagaaagttcTCATtagtgaaattattaattctctTTCTACATCACTTACAAGTGATGCAACTATTAATGAAACCTTCTTAGATCATGTAAAACATGAGAAACAAAGTATGCCTACAAAAAGTTCACCTAAGAATTGtattttaccattattatcttcaagtCAAAAGACGAATTCTAAATTTAATTCTATAaagtcaaagaaaaaatatgtcaCATCAAAATTCAAgcaaaaagatttattatcgtatgATTTTAACGAACCACTAATTGAGTCTTGTAAATCTAAATCTACAAAAAAATCCAAGACAAATGTTCATAAATTACCTTTTATGTCATCGAGTATTTTAGATAATTCAATTATAAGTACTTCACCAAATTTTTATACTccaataaacaaaagaaaaagacaaaatatagtaaaaacttCGAATGTCGAAAGCTATTCTCCATCAAATAATCCTAGAAACAAATACATTAAATCCATTTTTACACCATATCCAAGGAAACAATATAAATCACCGATTTCTTGTGAATACAAtgagcaaagaaaagaaatgattcaATCTACACCAAGAAGAAAGCAAAGGCATATTCAGACTTCTTgtaaagatatgaaaaaatgttattatccatatacGAGAaatggagataaaaaaaagaattctgcATTAGAACATTCAGACAAGACATTTAATCTTATTTCAAGTGATacttctatattatcgttatcaccaGACGATTCATATTTTCctaaacagaaaaataatgaaagatatgTGGATAAACGATTTGCTGTGAAATTACATGAAGGCAAATATGATGAAAACataaatgttttatcttatgatgATACTTCTACTATTTTAACCAATTCTGATAATCCAACAAtatcttcaaatattttacaatcttTAACGGATTTAGAAagcacaaatattattaacaataataatcaacatGTAAAGAATAATGATccttatgaaatatataatcatatacaATCATCAGCTACATGTGCGGATTTGAAAAAGATGAAGGCACATAACTGTGTTtctgaaattgaaaaatatatgacaacaacattaaatattgaaaaacaagttttatcaaataatacagaaataaatgatttacaGAATAGAAAactaaatgaatataatgtaTTAGAACAAAGTATATCAATGTCAGG gTCTTCTGCTTCATACATAAGTGTGGAAGAAGAATATAAGTATGAAGATCCAGAAAAAGGAATCATTTTACTAGAACGACGAAAATGTATCACTCCTGCCAG CATTCAAGaagataacaaagaaaatgaatttagTTTTAGCaagaataaaacaa atatctcATCATCTAATTTTCCATCTGAATTGCTTTTCATTGATGATCATATTCTTAGACAAAAGCTAACTGAATTAGGTGATATGCCTGGGCCAATTACTACTACCACAAGACACTTATATTTAAAACGTCTTgttaatatacaaaataaacaaatgtatacaacttcgtcttctttaaaaaatatttctaatgtaaatcaaatgaaatcaTGGTTAGCATTTGGAGATTGGATAAAtgatttgaatttatataggaCAATTGAAACTGATGTATTTAAAGAATTCATTTCACCAGATCCATCTCGTAGATGGCGTGAAGGAACATCTAAAACctcttttaattatcttttattggATCCACGTATAACTCAGGATTTACCACATCGTGCTTTACAACTTTCCGAATCAGAGATTTGGatgacttttctttcttctatattttatattgggaAAGGTAAACGATCTAGACCCTATTCTCATCTTTATGACGCTTTTAACATATGGGtttcaaaagaacaaaatttattaaacaaaaaaattaaacatatattagatatatggAATGATGGCTATGGTGTTATATGTTTACATGTATTCCAAAACACAATTCCAGTAGAAGCATATACGCGAGAAGCAGTAATGATAGATGCATTAGGTATTGAACATTTAACAAATTGTAAAAATGGTGAATATTATGGTATTATAGCTACATGGAATTCGAGAGATAAATGTAGGTTTGGAAGATATTTGTTACATAAAgcattacaaattttattgcaCGAAGGTGAAAGACAACTCTTTCCtgaacatttataa
- the LOC124422163 gene encoding sec1 family domain-containing protein 2-like isoform X2 encodes MIMERNEFKNYTIITTVHYRTMNYDNNISNKEIKNYTKMKEDLQSFINSKNPLQNISIEIIYVPIFISLLTRSLFTTPPFANLMPPILIPDANKIKETELYINHFVSSLESLFHHLDIIEDIYSIGKCSDYIAETLKNLPAAIKRRSKLNGASGSRISLILIDRTLDLSAVTSHDTNSVLSRMLCILPHLPNHTNDIAVNMNPVVCESMIDAPFIEIPGCLATTDKNLIDILISKKQQAVLVTANHLLQSILTSKGSPKSKITTRVSVHSLEKQMYKFQDKNEIYSTLESSKQLQIIWAIVQSLKSDKNMQIELLLSIEKLISQNVAVSRDSSSVLTQLSNIIRTRHDRKLDTENLLALLIYVYALAGTEIHFSPAQEQLLEESLSIAFYEDMKVFNESTDITNGVYQQILLLLGVTDDESAKEISIKTAKHFITMLHDIAKKREGLRNYISLVSDPHPSEMVQYIGILEQLVKDIINPKRPKIHDLHATSMHSSISFNLFSKSKTEHHPADNPWILIYVVGGITPEESRKVQEIMSLYKTNCSITLAGSRLLNPSDIVNEVLLMGIKD; translated from the exons atgataatggaacgaaatgaatttaaaaattatactattatCACTACTGTACACTATAGAACAatgaattacgataataatatatcaaataaagaaataaagaattacacaaaaatgaaagaggatTTACAAAGTTTCATAAATTCTAAAAATCCCTTGCAG aatatttccATAGAAATCATTTATGTTCCCATTTTTATAAGTCTTCTAACCAGAAGTTTATTTACTACTCCACCATTTGCAAATTTAATGCCACCAATTCTTATACCTGAtgctaataaaattaaagaaacagaattgtatataaatcattttgtaAGCTCTTTGGAAAGCTTGTTTCATCACTTGGATATTATAGAAGACATATATTCGATCGGTAAATGTAGTGATTATATAGCAGAAACATTAAAGAATTTACCTGCAGCAATCAAACGTAGATCT aaactAAATGGAGCATCTGGGTCCagaatatctttaattttaattgatagaACATTAGATTTAAGTGCAGTTACTAGTCATGATACGAATTCAGTTCTGTCAAGGATGTTATGTATTTTACCACATTTGCCTAACCACACCAATGATATTGCAGTAAATATGAATCCGGTCGTTTGTGAATCAATg ataGATGCACCATTTATTGAAATACCAGGATGCTTAGCAACTActgataaaaatttgattgaCATCTTGATCTCAAAGAAACAGCAAGCTGTCCTTGTAACTGCAAATCATTTACTTCAAAGTATTTTAACATCAAAAGGAAGTCCTAAATCTAAAATAACTACAAGAGTTTCTGTCCATAGTTTAGAAAAGCAAATGTACAAATTTCAGGATAAAAATGAGATATATTCTACATTAGAATCCAGCAAACAATTACAA ATAATTTGGGCAATTGTGCAGTCACTGAAATCAGATAAAAATATGCAGATAGAGTTGCTTCTTAGTATCGAAAAATTGATATCACAAAATGTAGCAGTCAGTAGAGATTCTTCAAGTGTATTAACACAA CTAAGCAACATCATAAGAACACGACACGATAGAAAATTAGATACTGAAAATCTTCTTGCTTTgttaatatatgtttatgcCCTTGCTGGTACAGAAATACATTTTTCACCTGCTCAAGAACAGCTTTTAGAAGAATCCCTTTCTATAGCTTTCTATGAAGACatgaaagtttttaatgaAAGTACAGATATTACAAATGGAGTTTACcaacaaattttattgttattag gAGTCACAGATGATGAATCTGCAAAAGAGATATCAATAAAGACAGCAAAACATTTTATCACCATGCTACATGATATAGCAAAAAAACGAGAAGGATTGCGcaattatat ATCTCTGGTATCTGATCCTCATCCTAGTGAAATGGTTCAATATATTGGTATATTAGAACAATTagttaaagatataataaatccaAAGAGACCTAAAATTCATGATCTACACGCAACATCAATGCATTCCAGTATTAGTTTcaa CCTTTTTTCGAAAAGCAAAACAGAACATCATCCTGCAGATAACCCatggatattaatatatgttgTTGGTGGTATTACACCGGAAGAAAGTAGGAAAGTTCAAGAGATAATGTccttatataaaacaaattgttCCATAACACTAGCAGGATCTCGATTATTAAATCCATCAGACATAGTAAATGAAGTCCTTTTAATgggaataaaagattaa